Genomic segment of Hydractinia symbiolongicarpus strain clone_291-10 chromosome 5, HSymV2.1, whole genome shotgun sequence:
gtaattttttttatatttgcgcATAAATTTCGTTATTGAGCGaaatttaacataaaaattGCGCGCAAAAAAGCTTTACGCGTTAAATTATACTCGCAAAAATATGAACCTACACCACTTTCCACCACTTGAAAATTAATCCGAACAAGGTCTAAGTATTCATACAGTGGGGAAAGATGGACAGCtcactacattttatttataaaaaatatttttacaattatAGAGATTTATATATTAAATAGTTCTGCACGTGAAAGATTTTTTTCCACACATGCTATGCAATAAGATGTCTTAAAATGGATACTACCTTAAATGTGTTAAATTTCGCGGAAACAAAATTTGCAAATAAAACAAATCTATTTTCGAGAAAGGAATGATTTATACCTAATTTGTCCTTAGATCTAGAATTCGAAGTCGCCGGTGTAAAATTTCTTCAATGTGAGCAGTCAGGGTAACTCGCTGATATATACTAAACTTGCAGAATAAACACACAGAGATTggacatgttttttaaagttttgaagaGTAGTTCCACTggtctttaattatttttgtagcTACTACATTTTTTATGAGATTGTAAAGACagaatgaaaatttaaaaaatgttgtcattagTTTGTTTGTTACACaacttttaaaatcaatttgCGTAAAAACAGACGAGATACAGTTTTTCaaatagaaatataaaaatatagcaagtatacaaaaaaataatttataccaATCACATGGTGCATTAAGTTTGCCTTAAGATAAAGgataattaaaaaatgtaaatactaGTGATAAAATCATTCATTACGTCTTCAGCCTGCACAGGCTGTCATGAATCGGTATTGCAATTCCTCCAGCCAACGCAATTCCAAATGAGTCTGCCACACTTGCAACACCCATTGAGAACTCGCGAATTCCCTTATCAACGTTCTCTGATATCAAGTAAAACGCATTAACATAAACAGCCCCACCACATAAACCTTCCACGAAAATTACAATCAACATGATCCACAAGGACGGCACAAACGAGAAACGCACTTCGAGAAGGACAAAAATAAGTATAACATATTGAAGGAGAGTTGGGATAATAATCTTTCTAATTTGAAATACATTAACAGAAGATCTGGACAAAAACACTCCGATTTGATAATCAACTTGAAACCATCTGTATTGAGCACCCTGACTTAGCCAGGACACATCATAATAAACCAACTCATACAATCCTTGGTTGATGGTATATTCAGCTaggtaaacaaagaaaagagGTAGCATGTACCTCCATAAAGGAAGCACCAACTTCAGTTTCATTCTAGTAGACATAGCTTTCGTTTGATCTTGGCCAATGTTATGTGTTAAAACTGGTATCTCCTCTTTTGatgtatttgaaaaaaactGAATATCGTTTggcattttcaaaataaacaagaagGCAACCGCGAATATAACGGGTACGAATAACAAAACTAACACTGTGTTCTTGTGGGATAAACCAGTTGCAATTAAACCAGCATACGACAATGCACCTGCAACACCAGCCATGCCAGTTCCAGAAGAATATGCAGATACAGTTGTTTTGTGGAAATGGGTTGATATACTGAGAAAAGTGATTTCACCAATCCCACTGCTTGCACTAGCAAGAACAACTGCAAATAAACTGACACCCACTGAAGTGGAAAATGCCAAAGTAAGCAAGCTTACAGCTAATAATAAAACAACAATGAAAACTCGTATATAATAGTTTACTTTCTGAATGTAAAATGGTGCAGTGAGTTTAATTATTAATGTTGGCAGCACATCAGCCAACAAGATTAATCCAGTTGAAAATTTATTGCAATGAAAGCCAGGATATTTCTTGGTGTCGGCTTCTCCATTTTGTACTGACATGATATTATATGCAGCGCTAAGCATGACAACATACCCGAAGTTGTTGCACAATCCTAAAATCcaaaaagcaattaaatttcttCGCAGTTCCTTTGCATTGTTTAGATTTTCTCCAATAGTGTTTGAGTCTAGTGTAACTGATGTGTCTCTATCACTCTGTAGTAATGGCTGATTATTCATATTGCTGCTAAAATTCTATTTACAatctaaaaatacaaaacaaattgtTTACGATTTCTACCAAAATTTAAACTAAAACAGCACAAAATAACACAGAAGAATAATATGCGCCAAATACACAGGGCTTAAAATAGAGCTAAATGAACATTTAGCTTAAGTTAATTGTGGTGACTGCAGTAATTTCTCTATTGCCTTGTACTTACTAATGTTCCTAGGATCAGATAAAAGGGGCTTGGAGGACATTTTTGACAAAGAAATTCCCATAGGACAATATTGACCAATATATGATAGGAGGGTTGTCTCACCTACCTGCTTGTTTTGATCATCAGGTATCAAACCTCTAAGATGCCTCGTTAATAGGACAAGCCTATAAATACCTGTACAGTCCACTTCAAATTTTGGATTTATAAACAACAGTTAGGGCTGAAGATTTCCACCCACCCTCCCTATACTATTAGTGATTCTAAGTAGGTTTTGCCAAACTAACAACACTTGTGATTCTGGTCAACTGATGCGGACTATCATTGACTCGTCACCACATAGCGTTCGTCATCGCAGCCAATGGTTAAGACAGTGTTGCTGAGTGCAGTTTATGGTTTGGACTGGCTTATCCCTCACACATTAACCAATATGGAGACACTGTTGCTCTAGCTGCACGGTTTCCTTGAACAACCATTTGGCTAAGAATGTTGTCAAGGTTTTAGTCCAGCAGTGGGAGAATACATGTGTGTTGCCTGTTTATTATATAAATCTTTACTTGATATTATTTCTGTACTAGTTGataaagcccatggaaaaatccactgaggcaggataaaaaaaagaagcgtttgaattttaataactttagcaacccatccacaaaaaaaaactagaaccttgttttcacgttgcctctattgtgtagagcttaaactgctgatcaagaaaatgtatacgatcatgtgcttttaatgAACAGTGAATGAGATATACGTGTCTACGAGTGTCATAAATGCACTTAAATGGTATGACACACTTACAATAACGTGTATATATACATGTTATTGTGAGAGTGTCATATCATTTAAGTGCATTATGATGAAGAGAATAATGAGATATGCCATGGGAGTCTAGCTAGCAGAATTGCATTGCAGTCCAGGTTTTTTTCACTTTCAGTGAAGGGTTATATATATCAACAAATCAGTTCAAAATACCATACATTATTTAGCCAGTCCCCCTACCATCAGATTAACTATTGACTGTTTAGCACACACTTCTCAATTTGTGAGTCATTCCCAACCAATTTATTACagaacatcaaagattttgctGTAGCTATATGGTATGGTGCAACATTAAAAATTTCATGCACTATATATGGTTGATCACCTAATACTgttgtagatagatagatagatccGGGTCAAAATTCCGTGCATTCGGTCGTCGAAatcaatacataaaaaatataactcTAACTATCCAACAGGGTTAAACAACATGGCGGCTGCATTTACTTCGTTGGTATGTTACATTTATTTACTGAGAAGTTGTTTTGTGGCCTTATCCTCGTCTTAGCTTCTGCTATATTAGGTAAGGTCTCCcttcaaaaatagtttgtttgttttttctcttcatattaaaatttatttaattatttgaactgtacagctatttttgattaacaaaattatcttatcttatcttatcttatctttgAAAAACAATAATGTGAATAATAATTGTAATCTCTATTGTttcagcaaaacaaaacaatttttgcgATTTCTTGTTTTTGACCTGTACCAATGAGTTAATTAACCACAGAAAAGAATGTCACTGTGTCACTAAACTtgatttcaaaataattttacatacattaaatatttttcaaaagtacaGGAGGTAAAGCTATGGTAAGGAAAAGAAGAATGCAATTTCACTCACTTGATTTACAATTTCCATTTTTGCATATCTCCCATGTCATTCACAGCCAACATCAACGATGGAGTTCAAAATTCAAGTAATAAATCAAGGACTGGTTCTCAAAATACTTAAAAACTGAGAGATCAATCTCGCGATCACCAAAACAATCAAACGATACCGCGAACGCCTGAAATCAACGCCTAAAATCAACCGCTAAAATCAACCGCTAAAACGAACGACTAAAACGAATGCCTTAAACGGACGACAGTTCACACGAATGCCTAAAACGAACGCCTAAAGCGGACGACCGAATGCACGGAATTTTGATCTGGATCCCCCCTCATAgagctgcagggccgcgggtatgtctcgctacttgcgacgccatgttgcgcagagacagacagacggaatacagctattattaaagagactagtcgttgcccgtggaaaaatccacgggttcgcccgtcctttatatttacccgtcgcaacaaagtggataaaagtatatcgcatttgatattcgtgtttccgtaacatcattttctaactcagcggggggtccgcgcagagacagacagacggaatacggctattataatagagactagtcgttaacccgtggaaaaatccacggggtcgcccgtcgtgTTCGCtcatcctttaaatttacccgtcgtaaCAAGGTGgatagaaatatatcgcatttgatattcgtgcacattttaaaaatttcgtgtttccgttacaagACGCCgatttcgcggacacacagacagacggaatacggctattattaaagagactagtcgttagcccgtggaaaaatccgcgggttcgcccgtcctttatatttacccatcGCAACAAGGTGGATAAAAGTATATCGcatggctattattatagagatggtcgataaggcccgtggaaaaatccacttgggcagaaggacaatggaaaataggttgttttagattttttgctgacgtcagcagtgcaattacaaaaatttttggcgaaattcagtttattcgttgcctgtactgtgtagaggtttaaacgctgaccaagaaaatgtatatgatcatgtctttttgataagcggttaatgagatataagggttttcaaattttgctgacgtcagcaatggccagtcaaaccccccaaaatttttttttgtaaatttgtatacctgctgccttcattgtataggtcttgcaacgctgatcaagaaaatgtataggatcgcgtatttttgacaaacggttgcagagatattagggtttgaaggttttttggtgacgtcatcaacccgtctattccgaaacggattcggggacccaggtttgggaaagttactcaaattggtcccaggtggtccctagttacctacgcaggagatgacgtcagttatttccacccgtttccaagttatttagccttaaatttaaaattgcaatgcaatggcttcactaatcttaatatactttcctttgacgtcaatattgctttaacgtcaaagtttgctaatttacagaacaaatttatagacgatgttttatagactttatcaaagaaattttatccactttgcaaaagtcacagacagacagacagacagacagaactggcgtattattatatagactagtcgataaatcccatggagtaatccacttaggcagaaggacaatggaaaaataggttgttttagtttttttgctgacgtcagcagttcaaatacaaaataaatatatttttttagaaatttctatacctgttgccttcatcgtaaagatcttgaaatgctgatcaagaaaatgtatttgatcatgtatctttgacaaacggttgcagagatatcaaggtttaaaggttttttgatgacgtcatcaaaccgtccattccgaaacggatttggggacccaggtttagaaaacttacccaaattggtcccaggttgtccctagttacccacgcggttaaaaaacattgacgtcaccacctcgtttccaagttatttggcctcaaagttttaagtgcattgtaatggcttcactaatcttaattaactttcctttgacgtcaatactattttatcggtaaagtttggtaaattacagaacaattttataggcgatgttttatagaatttgttaaagaaaattttgaagaatgtaatccactttgcaaaagtgacagacagacacatggaactagcgtattattatatagactagtcgataaagcccgtggaaaaacccactaaagcaggataaaaattttgatgttaatgagatataagggtttagagattttgctgacgtcagcaatggccccgtcaaaactgaaaatttttttttaaaaatttgtatacctgttgcctctatcgtatagatcttgaaacactgatcaagaaaatgtataggatcatgtacttttgacaaacggatgcGGAGacattagggtttaaaggtttttgatgacgtcatcaacccgcccattccgaaacggatttgcgGACCCAGGTTTGCGAAAcgtacccaaattggtcctaggtggtccctacttacccacgcggtgaaaaatcattgacgttttcacctcgtttccaagttatttggcctcaagttttaggtgcactataatggtttcattaatttagTATAAgacattgacgttaaagtagtgttattgacgtcgcgccgtaaggtcagaatttttaacat
This window contains:
- the LOC130645068 gene encoding battenin-like, yielding MNNQPLLQSDRDTSVTLDSNTIGENLNNAKELRRNLIAFWILGLCNNFGYVVMLSAAYNIMSVQNGEADTKKYPGFHCNKFSTGLILLADVLPTLIIKLTAPFYIQKVNYYIRVFIVVLLLAVSLLTLAFSTSVGVSLFAVVLASASSGIGEITFLSISTHFHKTTVSAYSSGTGMAGVAGALSYAGLIATGLSHKNTVLVLLFVPVIFAVAFLFILKMPNDIQFFSNTSKEEIPVLTHNIGQDQTKAMSTRMKLKLVLPLWRYMLPLFFVYLAEYTINQGLYELVYYDVSWLSQGAQYRWFQVDYQIGVFLSRSSVNVFQIRKIIIPTLLQYVILIFVLLEVRFSFVPSLWIMLIVIFVEGLCGGAVYVNAFYLISENVDKGIREFSMGVASVADSFGIALAGGIAIPIHDSLCRLKT